The window AATAGGGGCTGCTGCACAACGGCTGAAGATAGGCAACCCTGTTTCATGATTGGTATGTCTAAGCTCTGTTACAACACGCTGACCCCGTAATGCTTCAGAAAAGGGCCCTTCGCCTGGAATTACCTTTTCGTTGGTTTCCAGGTAACGAAAATTAAAGGCTTTAACAAAGGCAACTATGCTATCGGGAATGTCTTTTTCGCTGATCAGGCCCATCATATGCAGCGCCTGATCATTTAAACGCTTAATTCCTTTTGTATCTCCTATAAAGACAGCATCCGGCAAGCTGTTAAGTAATGCATCTATATTTTGATTATAAAAAATATGCTGTTCCAAAATAAAGGTCGTTTCGAATTATATATTAATCGTTAGTATTTGCTTTTTGTTACGTAGCGCCTGGTCTTGCGCATGTAATAAATCAATACAAAAAGCGTCAATAACTGGACCATCCAAAAGCCAGCTTATCTTTATGAAGCCGGCATTGGTGCAGGTGAGCAATCCCTGCATCGCCAAACATATAGGGGAGGTGATGATCAGAATCAATCTGGAAGATCATCTGCATTTGAATGCCGCATTCCGGGCATTGAGGATATTCCACCCCCTGCACCCAGTAGGGCCATCCGCCCAGCTTATCTGCTGCTTTTGGAACGGTATTCTCATTATTTTCCAGCTCCTCTACCTCCTGTTCGGAAAGTCCGGCCTCACCCAGCTGCATTTCATGCCAGTCGGGGTAGTCCTCGTTCCCTATCCAGTCGGTTACCAGCCGCACCGGGAATTGCCCCGGAATATTCTTAGCGGGTAGGGTAACCTCAGTACTGGGAATTACCACTGTTCTTGCCAGCTGGCTTTTTGCAAATGGCTGCCATGCCTGGCACTCAATTTCGCAGTGGGGGTGCTGATTGGTACAGTAAAACAACTGCACGAGCTTATCAGGCTCCAGGTCCAGGTCGCAATCATCAGGGAGTGTTGACGGGTTCAGCTGCAAAAACAGGGTTAGCGGCTGCTGACAGTTACTGCATTGGGGATAGTTTTCTCCCGGTGCCAGGTAGGCAGTGCCGCCAATTTTAGTAGCCAGGGCTTCATCATCCACATCTTCTTCCACAAATGGCATCCAGGTGGTGCGCTTATAAGGCGCTATTTTATCAGACAAAGAGGATTTTACGCTGCCAGAATCTGCATCAGGCTGCTTGTTTTCATCAAATATCCCTAAGAACTTATCAAATAATCCCATCCTTTTAGCTTGACCGTTAAGTCTTTATACGAAAGAAATAAAAGTTAGGTAGCAGAAAACAATTAAAGTTTTTTTAACCTAAGATATTACATATGTTGTTATATTAGGTGATAGAAGCCAGCAAAAGCCATAACTTTATTCTCTCTAACACCGGCAATAATTCTAACCAAAGAAGCTATGAAGATAAAGCAGCTATACTTTACTGCAGCATTTATGCTGTTAACGGGCATAACCTGGGCTCAGCCTGAACCAATCAAATGGGGAAAAGTAGATCAGCAGGATCTGGAAATGAAAATTTACGAAAATGATACTACAGCCCAGGCGGTAATTTTGGGTGATTACGGCGAAGCCTATTTTACCTACAATGAAGAAAGGGGGTTTCAGCTTAATATCAAACGCCACGTTCGTATTAAAATCTTGAAGACCGGAGGCCTGGAATGGGCAAACGTAGAGCACCTGCTGTACCATAACAGCAGTAAGGTTAAAGAAGAAATGCTTGCTGTAAAGGGTACTACCTTTAATCTGGTAAACGGGAAAGAAGAAAAAAGCAAACTTTCTAAAAGTGATGTGTTTGTAGAGGCTTATAATGAGCGAGCCAACCTACACAAGTTTACAATGCCAAACGTAAAGGTTGGGTCGGTAATAGAATATGAGTACCACAAGCTTAGTGACTTTATCTATAGTTTCGAAACCTGGGTTTTTCAAAGTACTATTCCTACACGCTGGAGTGAGTTCAGAGCAAAAGTACCCGAATATTTTAGTTACAAGAATTTTATGAGCGGTCATTATGCACCGCACATTAATGAAAGCGAAACTTACCAGGACAGATTTACCTATACCGTTACTTACAATGGAGCTGGAGGTTCAGGAATACCTAAAAAGGAACAACAGGCGGTTACACCAAATGGAATGAAATATCGCTGGGTCATGAAAGATGTGCCGGCTCTTAAAGAAGAAGCCTATATCACCACGCTCTCCGACTATGCCTCTAAGCTTGAATTTGAACTGAATTACACAAGATTCCCACAGCAGCCGATTAAACAATTCAGCAGCGACTGGGATAAGCTGAGCAAGGGATTTCTGGAGGCGAATCGCTTTGGCGGAGAGCTTAAAAAGCAAAAACATGTAAGTGAGCTGGTGGCATCTTTAACAGCAGGCAAGCAAAAGCCGGAAGAAAAGATGCTGGCTTTATATGCTTTTATACAGCAGAACATTAAGTACAACGGCCAGGAGCGCGTGTATATGACTAAAGGCTTTAAAGAAGTAGTGGCTAAAAAAGAAGGGAATGCTGCAGAAATAAACCTGCTGTTAACAGCCATGCTGCGCGAGGCAGGGCTTCAGGCCAATCCTGTGATCATGAGTACCCGCAGGCATGGCAGAATCAACCCTATAATTCCCCTGGAAAAAGACTTCAACTATGTGATATGCCATGTAAACATGGGCGAAAACCAATACCTGCTGTTGGATGCCACAGATCCTTTCCAGCCCCTGGGTACGTTGCCCTATCGCTGCATGAACGACAGAGGAAGGCTTGTTGCAGATGACTATACAAGTTGGGTTACGCTGCTGAATAAAGAGAAAAATTCATCTTTTTTAAAAGCTAATTTGAAAGTAATGCCTAATGGTACTATGGCTGGTACCCTTACTTATATGCTGGATGGTTATGAGGCAGTAAACGTCCGCAAAAAAATGTTCAGCGATGGGGAAGCCAAGTATCTGGAAAAATTTTCAGGCAATAAAGCTAACTGGCTGGTAAAGGAATATAAGGTTGATAATTTTAAGAATGTGTACGAGAAACTGGAGGAACACTTTACGCTGGAAATTATGAATAAGGCCACTCCTGCAGGAAATAAGCTGTATGTATCGCTGCTGCCGGAAGGGGTAGATGAAAACAGCCCCTTTAAAATGGACGATCGGAAGTTTCCTGTAAACTTTGGCTGCCCTACCGAAAACATGCTCATGTACGAGATAGAACTGCCCGCTGGCTATGTGGTAGAGCAATTGCCGGAGCCTGCCATGATGGTGCTGCCTGATAAATCGGCTGTTTTTCGCTTTAATGTAGCGCAGCTGGGAAATAAGCTGAGTGTAACCAGTACGCTGCAGATCAAAAAGCCGGTTTACACAGCCGAAGATTACGGTGCCTTAAAGCAATTTTACCAGCTCATGCTGGCCAAACAAAATGAACAGGTGGTGTTAACGAAGCAAAATTAGCAAGTGCAGATGCCACACAAACTTTACACACTGCTAATGCTGATAAGCCTGCTGCCTTTGCAGCAGGCTTTAGCAGTTACCGGACCTGGCAACCAATACCCGGCTGCTCAGATTCCGGAAGAGCTGAAGAGGGGAGCCAATGCCGTAATCAGGGAAGAAATT of the Flammeovirgaceae bacterium 311 genome contains:
- a CDS encoding hypothetical protein (COG1305 Transglutaminase-like enzymes, putative cysteine proteases), yielding MKIKQLYFTAAFMLLTGITWAQPEPIKWGKVDQQDLEMKIYENDTTAQAVILGDYGEAYFTYNEERGFQLNIKRHVRIKILKTGGLEWANVEHLLYHNSSKVKEEMLAVKGTTFNLVNGKEEKSKLSKSDVFVEAYNERANLHKFTMPNVKVGSVIEYEYHKLSDFIYSFETWVFQSTIPTRWSEFRAKVPEYFSYKNFMSGHYAPHINESETYQDRFTYTVTYNGAGGSGIPKKEQQAVTPNGMKYRWVMKDVPALKEEAYITTLSDYASKLEFELNYTRFPQQPIKQFSSDWDKLSKGFLEANRFGGELKKQKHVSELVASLTAGKQKPEEKMLALYAFIQQNIKYNGQERVYMTKGFKEVVAKKEGNAAEINLLLTAMLREAGLQANPVIMSTRRHGRINPIIPLEKDFNYVICHVNMGENQYLLLDATDPFQPLGTLPYRCMNDRGRLVADDYTSWVTLLNKEKNSSFLKANLKVMPNGTMAGTLTYMLDGYEAVNVRKKMFSDGEAKYLEKFSGNKANWLVKEYKVDNFKNVYEKLEEHFTLEIMNKATPAGNKLYVSLLPEGVDENSPFKMDDRKFPVNFGCPTENMLMYEIELPAGYVVEQLPEPAMMVLPDKSAVFRFNVAQLGNKLSVTSTLQIKKPVYTAEDYGALKQFYQLMLAKQNEQVVLTKQN